One window of Nocardia sp. NBC_00508 genomic DNA carries:
- a CDS encoding DUF2637 domain-containing protein yields MSAADQSAGMRLARWSAVVIIIAVGAAAFRLSFATLKDLAVLAHIPARDAWLFPVIVDGTILLATFGVLVLANAPERRFFVGVLVVGSVVSVAGNSLHAVAAGRELPWWASALVAAIAPISLLADTHGLALLIRAAQRDSAPDTAPAPVVEPAAEQPTPEPESVSVPEPEPLPESAPEPVRVAELRPVPTAPAHPVRSSRSAQTMLPIAVPVGGM; encoded by the coding sequence ATGAGTGCGGCGGATCAGTCGGCGGGGATGCGTCTTGCGCGCTGGTCCGCCGTGGTCATCATCATCGCGGTCGGCGCGGCCGCGTTCCGGCTGTCCTTCGCGACGCTGAAGGATCTGGCGGTGCTGGCGCATATCCCGGCGCGGGATGCGTGGCTGTTCCCGGTGATCGTGGACGGCACGATCCTGCTGGCGACGTTCGGGGTGCTGGTGCTCGCCAATGCCCCGGAACGCCGGTTCTTCGTCGGGGTCCTGGTCGTCGGCTCGGTCGTTTCCGTGGCCGGTAATTCACTGCACGCGGTGGCCGCGGGCCGGGAGTTGCCGTGGTGGGCGTCGGCGCTGGTGGCCGCGATCGCCCCGATTTCCCTGCTCGCTGACACACACGGCCTGGCGCTGCTTATCCGTGCAGCGCAACGAGATTCGGCACCCGACACCGCTCCGGCACCGGTGGTCGAGCCTGCCGCAGAGCAGCCGACACCCGAACCCGAATCGGTGTCCGTGCCTGAGCCTGAGCCGCTCCCCGAGTCTGCCCCTGAGCCGGTGCGGGTGGCTGAGCTTCGTCCGGTGCCTACTGCACCGGCACATCCTGTTCGTTCTTCGCGATCGGCCCAGACCATGCTGCCGATCGCTGTCCCTGTTGGGGGTATGTGA
- a CDS encoding FtsK/SpoIIIE domain-containing protein: MSVTATLVTAGAVVATGLMWQWRRIGAGGSPTPEDHAAAAPPELRTAAFIVTDPAQLALMWPALGLGSWQVGYPNVVSATYTAFGMSVEVQMLGGQSMKDWTNDNTRDALAHYFAVPSVTVSAIDPGFVRLDLRVYDTLADTASVPGSSGPVDLEAVPVGVTEDFDTWRLRVLYAHILLAGAMGSGKGSVLWSLIAALGPAIKAGLVDVWMADPKGGMEFGRGQRLWVRFEWTAEGILAMLNEAVTTMQERAARLREAGIRKLVPTPDEPLILIIIDEAAALSAYADREQQQEFQRLTGLLLSQGRAVGVSVIAALQDPSKETMPNRQLFPVRIGLRLDEPTQTTMVHGQGARDRGARCDEISEHTPGVGYVGEDGTTEFVRVRAFYVSDEDIDAIVDAYAPAPEITGPTEDYSNFDPDDLGDADGPVAA; this comes from the coding sequence ATGTCTGTGACCGCAACTCTGGTAACCGCGGGCGCGGTCGTGGCCACGGGTCTGATGTGGCAGTGGCGGCGCATCGGTGCCGGTGGTTCCCCGACCCCGGAGGATCACGCGGCGGCTGCCCCGCCGGAGCTTCGCACAGCCGCGTTCATTGTCACTGATCCGGCGCAACTGGCCCTGATGTGGCCCGCTCTTGGCCTGGGGTCGTGGCAGGTGGGCTATCCGAACGTCGTCTCGGCCACCTATACCGCGTTCGGCATGTCGGTCGAGGTGCAGATGCTCGGTGGCCAGTCGATGAAGGACTGGACCAACGACAACACTCGGGATGCGCTGGCCCACTACTTCGCGGTCCCCTCGGTGACCGTTTCGGCGATCGATCCCGGTTTCGTCCGCTTGGACCTGCGCGTCTACGACACCCTTGCCGACACGGCGTCGGTACCCGGCTCGTCCGGTCCGGTGGATCTGGAGGCCGTGCCGGTCGGCGTGACGGAGGACTTCGACACGTGGCGGCTGCGGGTGCTGTACGCGCACATCCTGCTTGCTGGCGCGATGGGCTCGGGCAAAGGCTCGGTGCTGTGGTCGCTCATCGCCGCACTCGGTCCGGCCATCAAAGCCGGACTGGTGGATGTGTGGATGGCTGACCCGAAGGGCGGCATGGAATTCGGCCGCGGGCAACGGCTGTGGGTGCGGTTCGAATGGACCGCCGAAGGCATCCTGGCCATGCTCAACGAGGCTGTCACCACGATGCAGGAGCGCGCTGCCCGGCTGCGTGAGGCCGGTATCCGCAAGCTCGTCCCCACCCCAGACGAGCCGCTGATCCTGATCATCATCGATGAGGCCGCCGCCCTGTCCGCCTACGCCGACCGCGAGCAGCAGCAGGAGTTCCAGCGGCTGACCGGACTTCTGCTATCCCAGGGCCGCGCGGTTGGTGTGTCGGTGATCGCGGCGTTGCAGGACCCGTCGAAGGAGACGATGCCGAATCGGCAGCTGTTCCCGGTGCGGATCGGGCTGCGGCTGGACGAGCCGACCCAAACCACCATGGTGCATGGCCAGGGCGCCCGCGACCGTGGCGCACGCTGCGACGAGATCTCCGAGCACACACCGGGTGTCGGCTACGTCGGTGAGGATGGCACCACGGAGTTCGTGCGGGTGCGCGCGTTCTACGTCTCCGATGAGGACATCGACGCGATTGTGGATGCCTACGCCCCGGCTCCTGAAATCACTGGTCCCACTGAGGATTACAGCAATTTCGACCCCGACGACCTCGGCGACGCAGACGGGCCGGTAGCGGCATGA
- a CDS encoding replication initiator has product MDTTTDVVPVRQTAAERRSLPDFRDIAEAFADKEKVCRKPVPMRVENPRTFEVSYVGAPCKSTVASVCPACAEQARYLRMTQCREGWHLEDEPEDRKKDPTEHQQALLATRADLFNNYQQTKTDGDTEFISRSGIVEVVASIDAELRDTGLRKRLPPLDPPAKARRVRSTRRRQDVPNLPRRRVSKATIGRQFAGRFRPSMFVTLTLPSYGAVLSDGSPVDFATYDYTRAARDVVFFSNLVDRWIDNLRRVVGYNVQYWGTIEPQKRGAPHLHIALRGAITHKIIQQVTNATYFQAWWPRFDAEDRVYGNDEQMPVWDHKRATFVDPATRKPLNDFEDALDTLGEVDNWEPAHVARFGVQVDSKGILGGTEESSRHIGYMTKYLTKSIGEVLEAKTPRAADHYDRLHNELQYVPCSKKCAVWLRFGIIPEGASDKTVPGRCKGKAHRRSTLGLPGRRVLNSRQWSGKTLPDHKADRAEFVRQLLASVGIEKPDTSHLRVTPVQPGDQNALPRDHLIMAAIAQRKTWRAEYVRAMLAAGPPAAQETSAILTAA; this is encoded by the coding sequence ATGGACACGACCACTGATGTGGTCCCGGTCCGGCAGACTGCGGCCGAGCGTCGTAGCCTGCCGGATTTCCGGGATATCGCGGAAGCTTTTGCCGACAAGGAGAAGGTGTGCCGTAAGCCGGTGCCGATGCGGGTGGAGAACCCGCGCACCTTCGAAGTCTCCTACGTCGGCGCACCCTGCAAGTCCACTGTCGCCTCGGTCTGCCCGGCGTGTGCCGAACAGGCGCGGTATCTGCGGATGACCCAGTGCCGCGAAGGCTGGCACCTCGAGGACGAACCCGAGGACCGCAAGAAGGACCCGACCGAGCATCAGCAAGCCCTGTTGGCGACACGAGCCGATCTGTTCAACAACTACCAGCAGACCAAGACCGACGGCGACACCGAGTTCATAAGCCGCAGCGGGATTGTTGAGGTGGTAGCCAGTATCGACGCCGAACTCCGCGATACCGGGCTCCGCAAGCGTCTGCCACCGCTGGATCCACCGGCGAAGGCTCGGCGGGTGCGTTCGACGCGTCGCCGCCAGGATGTGCCGAACCTGCCACGCCGGCGGGTATCGAAGGCCACGATCGGCCGTCAGTTCGCGGGCAGGTTCCGGCCCAGCATGTTCGTCACCCTCACCCTCCCGTCGTATGGGGCGGTGCTGTCGGACGGCTCCCCGGTCGATTTCGCTACCTACGACTACACCCGGGCGGCACGGGACGTTGTGTTCTTCTCCAACCTGGTCGACCGGTGGATCGACAACCTGCGCCGCGTGGTGGGCTACAACGTCCAGTACTGGGGCACCATCGAACCGCAGAAGCGTGGTGCCCCGCACCTGCACATCGCGTTGCGTGGCGCGATCACCCACAAGATCATTCAGCAGGTCACCAACGCCACCTACTTCCAAGCCTGGTGGCCACGCTTCGACGCCGAAGACCGCGTCTACGGCAACGACGAACAGATGCCGGTCTGGGACCACAAGCGCGCCACCTTCGTCGACCCCGCCACCCGCAAACCGTTGAACGACTTCGAAGACGCACTCGACACCCTCGGCGAGGTCGACAATTGGGAACCCGCGCACGTCGCCCGCTTCGGGGTGCAGGTCGACTCGAAAGGAATCCTCGGCGGCACCGAGGAATCCAGTCGGCATATCGGCTACATGACCAAGTACCTCACCAAGTCCATCGGCGAGGTCCTGGAAGCCAAGACCCCGCGGGCCGCCGATCACTACGACCGGCTGCACAACGAGCTGCAATATGTGCCGTGTTCGAAGAAGTGCGCGGTGTGGCTGCGTTTCGGCATCATCCCGGAGGGCGCCAGCGACAAGACCGTGCCCGGTCGCTGCAAGGGCAAAGCCCACCGCCGCAGCACTCTCGGACTGCCCGGTCGCCGGGTGCTCAACTCCCGGCAGTGGTCGGGCAAGACCCTTCCCGACCACAAAGCCGACCGTGCCGAGTTTGTTCGGCAACTGCTCGCCTCGGTCGGCATCGAGAAGCCCGACACCTCACACCTGAGGGTGACGCCGGTCCAGCCGGGCGACCAGAACGCGCTGCCGCGCGATCACCTGATCATGGCCGCGATCGCGCAACGCAAGACCTGGCGAGCCGAGTACGTGAGAGCCATGCTCGCAGCCGGTCCACCAGCGGCACAAGAAACTTCGGCAATTCTAACGGCGGCATAG
- a CDS encoding helix-turn-helix transcriptional regulator, giving the protein MMNNGPTWLTREEVSLRVRFAPKTLANWAAQTPPKGPRFTKVGGKTRYDLADVVAWQEAQAADAA; this is encoded by the coding sequence ATGATGAACAACGGTCCGACGTGGCTGACTCGTGAAGAGGTCAGCCTGAGGGTGCGTTTTGCTCCGAAGACGCTTGCCAACTGGGCTGCTCAGACGCCGCCGAAGGGGCCGCGGTTCACGAAGGTCGGCGGGAAGACGCGCTACGACCTTGCTGACGTTGTGGCCTGGCAAGAGGCGCAAGCTGCGGATGCGGCGTAA
- a CDS encoding GntR family transcriptional regulator, whose product MSEPAYVSIAGEIARDIRSGALRARTQLPSYSELAKQHGVSEIVIRKVIDLLLRQGLVYTIERRGTFVAARPTLVRVSPERQMEDPEVTFGNEAAGGEEEVRIERESSTAPADEELAALLGIAPGDDVEHIITMASEQGRPISISDSYQRPGTDVTAAAILEETLADRPPVPTHAVWLEVPSGELVKAVHQRFLKADGQVLMVSDVSYPRDRYDSFVFRMALDSQP is encoded by the coding sequence ATGAGTGAGCCTGCGTACGTTTCCATCGCGGGAGAGATCGCGCGGGACATCCGCAGCGGCGCTTTACGTGCACGGACGCAGTTGCCGAGCTATTCCGAACTTGCCAAGCAGCACGGTGTGTCCGAGATCGTCATCCGGAAGGTCATCGACCTGTTGTTGCGCCAGGGACTCGTCTACACCATCGAACGCCGGGGAACGTTCGTCGCGGCTCGCCCGACACTGGTTCGTGTCTCTCCGGAACGGCAGATGGAAGACCCCGAGGTCACCTTCGGCAACGAGGCAGCGGGGGGCGAGGAGGAGGTTCGTATCGAACGTGAGTCGTCTACGGCGCCCGCCGATGAGGAGCTTGCCGCATTGCTCGGCATCGCTCCAGGCGACGATGTCGAACACATCATCACGATGGCATCCGAGCAGGGGCGACCGATCTCGATCTCAGACAGCTATCAACGGCCGGGTACGGACGTGACAGCTGCCGCAATCCTTGAGGAGACACTCGCCGACCGGCCTCCGGTGCCGACACACGCCGTATGGCTCGAGGTGCCGTCCGGCGAACTCGTGAAGGCAGTCCATCAGCGCTTCCTCAAGGCCGACGGTCAAGTGCTCATGGTCTCGGACGTGTCATACCCACGGGACCGCTACGACTCGTTCGTCTTCCGGATGGCGCTCGACTCCCAGCCCTGA